In Mercenaria mercenaria strain notata chromosome 13, MADL_Memer_1, whole genome shotgun sequence, a single window of DNA contains:
- the LOC123529484 gene encoding forkhead box protein J3-like isoform X1 gives MRKVVHYMEGAKEWTVLSPCESLLLRVNNNNADNALDDTFPDISEFIYEGSTASAYDPALSTELFTQSPLMFNEPPSMSSLSSWHSISSTTSSDNVVSNVSETTHTACAYQLNETSEGKQESVSKEKQELTDLLLQMDSMLAPEQPRYIQYQSTPAEINHTDLFLHADSMLDPEQPRYIQYQSTPAEEINHTFTHHTTETESSPNSNRKEKYQKINLNSLLKQSQNAKRSANSNVNSANSKVNKPQLSMPPYSYVAMVIVAILTSEEKQLTLSEIHKKLMDMFPFFRGEYTGWKNSIRDALRQSKCFDRVEKCDKIYSRPVFLWKVNTKYVRPDITFNRTLPLEDYKLTLQEELGLPPYDCTPENDTLNNNNITLPTKPCLQTESLSLAGSVSGGVLNVRNDSIPSPHSTISDSFLRISPSVTDIEQTTYESRMQQVAMTQFGNLPQTSAQPSTLGCHNDILALRQWLFSQASYYNWLALSLPLTYNTNSCDLFPSAALDLRKHKVEEK, from the coding sequence ATATGGAAGGTGCTAAAGAGTGGACAGTGTTGAGCCCTTGTGAAAGCCTTCTTCTTCGGGTTAACAACAATAATGCAGACAATGCTTTGGATGACACATTTCCTGACATTAGTGAATTTATATATGAGGGATCAACAGCATCTGCCTATGATCCAGCACTGTCAACAGAACTGTTCACACAGTCTCCATTGATGTTCAATGAACCTCCATCAATGTCATCTTTATCATCTTGGCACAGCATATCTTCTACCACTTCCAGTGACAATGTGGTTTCAAATGTGTCTGAAACAACTCATACTGCATGTGCTTACCAGTTAAATGAGACATCTGAAGGTAAGCAAGAAAGTGTTTCGAAGGAGAAACAGGAGTTGACAGATCTCTTATTACAAATGGATAGTATGCTTGCTCCTGAACAACCGCGCTACATTCAATACCAGTCTACTCCAGCAGAGATCAACCATACAGATCTCTTTTTACATGCGGATAGTATGCTTGATCCTGAACAACCGCGTTACATTCAGTACCAGTCTACTCCAGCAGAAGAGATCAACCATACATTCACTCACCATACAACAGAAACCGAAAGTTCACCAAATTCAAATAGGAAAGagaaatatcagaaaataaaCTTGAACTCTCTGTTGAAGCAATCACAAAATGCAAAACGCTCTGCAAATTCAAATGTAAACTCTGCAAACTCAAAAGTAAACAAACCTCAATTGAGCATGCCTCCATATAGCTATGTTGCTATGGTTATCGTCGCCATCTTGACTTCCGAGGAAAAGCAGCTCACCCTTTCAGAAATTCATAAGAAACTAATGGATATGTTTCCATTCTTTAGGGGTGAGTATACAGGCTGGAAGAACAGTATACGTGATGCTCTAAGACAGAGTAAATGTTTCGATAGGGTTGAGAAATGTGATAAAATTTACAGTAGGCCTGTGTTTTTGTGGAAAGTGAATACCAAGTATGTGAGACCTGACATCACATTTAACCGCACCCTTCCTTTAGAAGACTACAAGCTGACACTTCAAGAGGAGCTTGGTCTACCACCATATGACTGTACACCAGAGAATGACACTCTTAACAATAACAACATCACACTTCCAACCAAACCATGCTTACAGACTGAGTCTTTGTCACTTGCAGGTAGTGTGTCTGGTGGCGTACTTAATGTCAGAAATGACTCTATTCCATCACCTCATAGCACAATTTCTGACAGTTTTTTAAGAATTTCTCCCAGTGTTACGGATATTGAGCAGACAACTTATGAAAGTAGAATGCAGCAGGTTGCAATGACTCAGTTTGGTAACCTACCGCAAACTAGTGCTCAGCCTTCGACCTTAGGTTGCCATAATGATATTCTTGCATTGAGACAATGGCTGTTCAGTCAAGCTTCTTACTATAATTGGTTGGCTCTCAGCCTTCCTCTGACGTATAACACAAACAGTTGTGACTTGTTCCCTTCTGCAGCTTTGGATTTGAGGAAACATAAGGTAGAAGAAAAGTGA
- the LOC123529484 gene encoding forkhead box protein J3-like isoform X2 — protein MEGAKEWTVLSPCESLLLRVNNNNADNALDDTFPDISEFIYEGSTASAYDPALSTELFTQSPLMFNEPPSMSSLSSWHSISSTTSSDNVVSNVSETTHTACAYQLNETSEGKQESVSKEKQELTDLLLQMDSMLAPEQPRYIQYQSTPAEINHTDLFLHADSMLDPEQPRYIQYQSTPAEEINHTFTHHTTETESSPNSNRKEKYQKINLNSLLKQSQNAKRSANSNVNSANSKVNKPQLSMPPYSYVAMVIVAILTSEEKQLTLSEIHKKLMDMFPFFRGEYTGWKNSIRDALRQSKCFDRVEKCDKIYSRPVFLWKVNTKYVRPDITFNRTLPLEDYKLTLQEELGLPPYDCTPENDTLNNNNITLPTKPCLQTESLSLAGSVSGGVLNVRNDSIPSPHSTISDSFLRISPSVTDIEQTTYESRMQQVAMTQFGNLPQTSAQPSTLGCHNDILALRQWLFSQASYYNWLALSLPLTYNTNSCDLFPSAALDLRKHKVEEK, from the coding sequence ATGGAAGGTGCTAAAGAGTGGACAGTGTTGAGCCCTTGTGAAAGCCTTCTTCTTCGGGTTAACAACAATAATGCAGACAATGCTTTGGATGACACATTTCCTGACATTAGTGAATTTATATATGAGGGATCAACAGCATCTGCCTATGATCCAGCACTGTCAACAGAACTGTTCACACAGTCTCCATTGATGTTCAATGAACCTCCATCAATGTCATCTTTATCATCTTGGCACAGCATATCTTCTACCACTTCCAGTGACAATGTGGTTTCAAATGTGTCTGAAACAACTCATACTGCATGTGCTTACCAGTTAAATGAGACATCTGAAGGTAAGCAAGAAAGTGTTTCGAAGGAGAAACAGGAGTTGACAGATCTCTTATTACAAATGGATAGTATGCTTGCTCCTGAACAACCGCGCTACATTCAATACCAGTCTACTCCAGCAGAGATCAACCATACAGATCTCTTTTTACATGCGGATAGTATGCTTGATCCTGAACAACCGCGTTACATTCAGTACCAGTCTACTCCAGCAGAAGAGATCAACCATACATTCACTCACCATACAACAGAAACCGAAAGTTCACCAAATTCAAATAGGAAAGagaaatatcagaaaataaaCTTGAACTCTCTGTTGAAGCAATCACAAAATGCAAAACGCTCTGCAAATTCAAATGTAAACTCTGCAAACTCAAAAGTAAACAAACCTCAATTGAGCATGCCTCCATATAGCTATGTTGCTATGGTTATCGTCGCCATCTTGACTTCCGAGGAAAAGCAGCTCACCCTTTCAGAAATTCATAAGAAACTAATGGATATGTTTCCATTCTTTAGGGGTGAGTATACAGGCTGGAAGAACAGTATACGTGATGCTCTAAGACAGAGTAAATGTTTCGATAGGGTTGAGAAATGTGATAAAATTTACAGTAGGCCTGTGTTTTTGTGGAAAGTGAATACCAAGTATGTGAGACCTGACATCACATTTAACCGCACCCTTCCTTTAGAAGACTACAAGCTGACACTTCAAGAGGAGCTTGGTCTACCACCATATGACTGTACACCAGAGAATGACACTCTTAACAATAACAACATCACACTTCCAACCAAACCATGCTTACAGACTGAGTCTTTGTCACTTGCAGGTAGTGTGTCTGGTGGCGTACTTAATGTCAGAAATGACTCTATTCCATCACCTCATAGCACAATTTCTGACAGTTTTTTAAGAATTTCTCCCAGTGTTACGGATATTGAGCAGACAACTTATGAAAGTAGAATGCAGCAGGTTGCAATGACTCAGTTTGGTAACCTACCGCAAACTAGTGCTCAGCCTTCGACCTTAGGTTGCCATAATGATATTCTTGCATTGAGACAATGGCTGTTCAGTCAAGCTTCTTACTATAATTGGTTGGCTCTCAGCCTTCCTCTGACGTATAACACAAACAGTTGTGACTTGTTCCCTTCTGCAGCTTTGGATTTGAGGAAACATAAGGTAGAAGAAAAGTGA